A segment of the Fibrobacter succinogenes subsp. succinogenes S85 genome:
ACGCACACCAGGGCAAATTCATCGCAAGCCGTAGCCGCGAAAGCATTCTGCGCGAAGTCGAAATTGTCACCAACATGGAAGGCTTTGCCGGCACGATTACAGACCTTGGCGGCCCGAGCGCAAACATGTACAACATGCGTGGCCGCGATCCGAGCCGTTGCCAAAAATGCGCCCGTGCAAGTTGCCTCACGCCCAAGATTTGCGACAACATGGACACACATCACGCCGAAATCTTGAGCCTTTATCGCGAAGTGCGCAACCATCCGAAAGTGAAGCACCTGTTCATCGGAAGTGGTGTGCGTTACGACATGCTCTTGCAGGAGACGGATGATGAAGAACTCCGCAAGGACCATGAAGAATACGCCCGCGAACTCATCGACTACCATGTGAGCGGCCGATTGAAAGTGGCCCCCGAGCACACCAGCGACGCCGTCTTGAAATTAATGCGCAAGCCGAGCTTTACGCTGTTTCACAAGTTCAAGGAATTCTTTGACGACGAATGCAAACGCATCGGCAAAAAGCAACAGCTGATTCCGTACTTTATCAGTAGCCATCCGGGATGCACCGAAGCCGACATGGCTGAACTTGCGCTCGAAACGAAGCAATTGGGTTTCCAGTTGGAACAAGTGCAAGACTTTACGCCAACGCCGATGACTATCGCCACCGAGATGTTCTACGCCGAAATGACGCCGGACGGAAAACCGCTCTTTGTCGCGAAAACGCCTGAAGAAAAAGCAAACCAGAAGCAGTTCTTCTTCTGGTACATTCCAGCGAACCGCCCGCACTTGCGAGAAGTCTTGGAACGCCTCAAGATGGGTAAGGTCAGCCGCTTGCTGCTGAGCCGCACGGCAATGGCCGAAGGCAAGGAATACTTCCCGAGCAAGGAACGCGAAGAAAACGAAGACTTCCGCAATCGCGAAATGCAAAAGCGCGACGAACGCACAAACGCATTACGCCCGAAAAAAGAGAAAGTCAAGAACCGCTGGCGCGATGACGGGTACGAACCGCGTGAAAATCGCTTTGGCGAGAATCGCGACCGTTTTGAACGCGAGGGAGAACGTCGCGGATTCCACAGCGAGCGCAGATTTGATGATCGCAGAGATTTTGACCGTCGCGGGAATCAGCAGAACGCGCCATTCCGCGAACACCGCAATGTTGAAGACAAGAACCGTTTCAACAGCGGTGAGATAAACCTCGCGAGCCGCCGCACCCACGGCAAAGGCTTCAAAAAGCCAACGTTCAAAAAGCCATAGAAAATGAAACTTCTTCTCATTTACTTCTTTGTTCTCGGTTTTATCTGCATCCGAGACTTGTTCAAAGTCAAAAATTTTGACGATTACGTTGTTGCAGGTCGCAAGCAAAGTTCCCCGTTTGTATTCATGAGCCTCATGGCAACCGTCCTTGGGGCATCCGCAACGGTGGGCATTGCCGCACGTGCCGAGAGCATCGGCTTTGCCGCCTTCTGGTGGCTCGCCGTTGGAGCGATTGGGTTCTGGTTTCAAGCCGCATTTTTGAGCAAGCCCGTTCACGATCTGGACGTGCGAACGCTTCCCGAAATTGCAGAAAAGACAGTCGGAAAAACAGGTCGAAAGCTCGTCGCTCTAATCATAGCCGTTTCTTGGATCGGAATCATCGCCGCACAATTTGCGGCCGTCGCAGGATTTATCGGGCTTGTGCTCGGTCACGAGGCCGGGACGCAATCCGTACTAATTACCGCTGTGATCGTCATTGTCTACACGCTATTGGGCGGGCAGCTTTCTGTCGTCCGTACCGACGCTTTGCAATTTGGAATTTTGACACTCGGATTTTTCGCCGCCGCCATTTATCTGTTCGGCGGATTCTCGGGCGCCGAAAATGCAGCACTCCAAGCCGCTGGCAATCTCGCCGCCAGCAGTTCGACCGTCAATAGCGCGGGACTCGCGACTTTCGGCAGCTTCAATCTTTTGAACGAGAAATTTGGCACCAGCGATTTAGCCATCATGCTATTCACTATCGGCGGCGCTTATTTCCTTGGTCCCGATGTTATTTCTAGAAACCTCGTCGCCAAAGACGCAACATCGGCACGCAAAGCCGTTGTTGCCGGCAGTTTTGCCATACTCGCCTTTAGCGTGATCATCGTTTTGCTCGGCATGTGGGCCGCCACTTACACCCCTGCTACAGCAGGCTCCGCCACGAATCCGCTGTTCCGCCTCGCCTCCGGCGTGCTCCCACTCCCGCTTGCCGCCCTCCTTTCCGTCGGGCTTTTGTCAGCACTCCTTTCATCGGCAGATACATGCCTTATCAATTCCGCCGCCATTTTCGGAAGCGACATTCTGAACACGCGCCGCATTTCCGTCGTGCGTATTTCTGTCGTTGTCATCGGCATTATCGCCACCTACCTTGCACTCCAAGGGAAAGACATCATCGGGCTTTTGACGATGGCCTACTCCGTTTACACGCCGGGTATCGTCGCCCCGCTCGCGGTCGCCATCATCGCGCACAAAAGATTCAAAGTCAAGAAAACGCTCTGGTACGCAGGCGTGATTATCGGCGGGCTCTTCGGACTCATTCCCGCAATTCTCGCCTCCACCGCAAAAATCCAAAGCCCCGCTTACTTGCCGCTTGTCGGGATTGCGATATCGCTTGCGTTTGCATTGGCAAGCTTGAGAAAGAAATAATAGAAAAAGTCGCGAGGCATTCCCGCGACTTTTTAATTGTAAATCAGACTAACAGAAACTAATCTTTCATCTGAAGATGCGCAGCACCGTTCTTTTGACTAATAGATGAAAAGCATCTCGCGATACTTCGGCAGCGGCCAAAGTTCGTTCGGCACAATCTTTTCGAGGCCATCCACTTCCTTGCGGAGAGTGGCAATCGCATCGACAATGCCTTCGTGGAGTCCACCGAGCGCCTTTTCCATCACGTCAATTGCGGCGAGCAAGCGGTTCATGCCTTCGCCGAGCGACTTGGCGTAACCGTCAAGCCCCGGGAAACCCTGGTTGAGAGCCATTTCGTTTGTCTTGAGCGCCTTGGAGTAAGCCTCGACAACAGCCGGCATAATGATGTTCTTCGCCATGTCACGAGCGATTTCGCCTTCGATGTGGATGCGTTTGTGGTAATCTTCCACATTCACTTCGTAACGGGAAACCATTTCGGCACGGTTCATCACGCCATACTTTTCAAAGAGCGCAATGTTTTCATCCTTCGTCAATGCTTTGAGTGCTTCCATAGAAGTGCGGATGTTTGGGAGGCCGCGCTTTTCCGCTTCCTTCACCCATTCTTCAGTGTAGCCGTTGCCATTGTAAAGAATGCGCTTGTGTTCCTTCACAATCTTCTGCAAAATCTTTTGCAGGCCCGTGTGGAAGTTCTTGTCATCAAGCTTTTCAAGCTGTTCAGAGATCATGTCAAAAGCTTCAGCGACAATCGTATTCAAGACAACGTTCGGTTCAGAGCAGCTCTGGCTAGAACCCGGTGCACGGAATTCAAACTTGTTGCCCGTAAATGCAAACGGCGAAGTTCTGTTGCGGTCCGTGGCGTCACGCGGGAGTGGCGGGAGCGTATCAGAGCCAAGCTTCATGGCTCCCGCTTGCTTGCTGGACTTCGGCACGCCTTGTTCAAGCTGTTCAATCACGTCCGTGAGCTGATCGCCGAGGTAAATGGAGATGATTGCTGGAGGAGCTTCGTGAGCGCCGAGACGATGATCGTTACCAGCACCTGCGCAAGTCATGCGGAGCAAATCAGCATGCGTATCGACGGCATACATGATGGCGCAAATGGCAGTGAGGAACACGGCATTCTGATGCGGGTCCTTACCCGGATTGAGCAAATTACCCTTGCCGTAAGAAAGGCTCCAGTTGTTGTGCTTGCCAGAACCATTCACGCCTGCAAACGGCTTTTCGTGCAACAAGCAAACGAGACCGTAGCGGTCCGCCACATTGCGGAGCGTTTCCATCACAAGCATGTTGTGGTCGCAAGCAAGGTTCACTTCTTCAAAGAGCGGAGCAAGTTCGAACTGGGCCGGAGCCACTTCGTTGTGACGAGTCTTTGCCGGGATACCAAGCTTCCACAGTTCCTTTTCCACATCGTTCATAAAGTTCAAGATGCGGCTCGGGATGCTGCCAAAGTAATGGTCATTCATTTGTTGGTGCTTTGCAGGAGTAGCACCGAAAATCGTACGACCGGCCTGATACAGGTCCGGGCGTTGCAGATAAAATCTCTTGTCGATGAGGAAGTATTCCTGTTCGGCGCCGAGCGTAACAGTCGTCTTCTTCGGACCGGCCTTGAAGCAAGTCATGAGGCGGCGAGTCGACTTGGAAAGCGCTTGCAAGCTGCGGAGGAGCGGCGTCTTCTTGTCGAGAGCTTCACCGGTGTAGCTGCAGAATGCAGTCGGGATGCAGAGCGTAGCACCATTGCCGTGACGCTTGATGAAAGCCGGAGAAGTCGGGTCCCAAGCGGTATAGCCGCGGGCCTCAAACGTGGAGCGCAAGCCACCACTCGGGAAGCTCGAAGCGTCCGGTTCGCCCACAATCAAATTCTTACCGCTGAAAGCCATAATGGCCTTGCCACCAGACGGTTCAATAAAACTGTCGTGTTTTTCGGCCGTCGAACCCGTCAAAGGCTGGAACCAATGCGTAAAGTGTGTTGCACCGCGATCCATTGCCCAGCGCTTCATGGCGTGAGCGACATCGCCTGCGATGCTCGGATCAAGAGCCACGCCCTCATCGATCGTTGCGAGCAACTTTTCGCAAATATCCTTCGGGAGGTAGGTGCGCATGGCATCGGCATTGAAAACGTCTTCGCCATAGAAATTGACATTTGCCGGAGCGGCAGGCATCACAGCACTCACCGGAGCAGTTGCGATATCGTAGATGGCCTTATTACGACTATTGTTCATTTTTCACCAGTCTTTTTATTGGTTTATCTCTGTTTGCATCAAAATTAGCAACGAAAATTGCGCTTTGCACCGTACAAAATCGCCTATTTTTTGCGCTTTTCATTACATTTTTGTAAAATTATATCACTTTATTACATTTTTGTAATACAAGAACGTTATTTATTACTATATTAAACACGTTCATCTCTCCTAGAGCTGCGTCGGGCTGCCGAAGGCCCGGCGCAGCAACAGAGTTCCCCAAAACGCAAAATGGATATCGAAGCTCTTGAAAACACGACTTTCGCGGCCATCGTCGAGAAAATCCAAAAGGTTCGCAAGCGTGGCGAACTTTTAGAGAGCATCCACGGGATTTTAAAGAAAAACTTCGAAACCGTCGAAGCGGAACACCAAATTGAATGCCAAAAAATCCGCAACGTCATTGAAGGTATTCCAGGCGAACTCATCGGTAACACGCGCGAAATGCGCGAAGTGAGCAAGCTCGTCCGCCAAATCGCCCCCACCGCTGCAACAGTCCTCATCCGCGGCAAGGCAGGCACCGGCAAGGAATACGTCGCAAGGAGCATTCACGAGCTTTCGGAACGCAAAGATTCCCCGTTCGTAGCGCTAAACTGCGATGCCCTCACCGAGGGCGCGAACTCTTTTGAAAGCGAACTTTTCGGCTTTGAACGCGGGGCTTTCACAGGCGCCACCAACCGCCACATCGGCAAGGCCGAACAAGCTAACGGCGGCACGCTCTTTCTAGACGAAGTCGCCGACTTGCCGCTCCCCGCGCAAATCAAGCTATTGCAATTTATTCAGGAACAAAGTTTCAAGCGCCTCGGCAGTAACATCGAGCAGCGCTGCAACGTGCGCCTTATCGCAAGCACAGGCAAAAATCTCGAAGCCATGATGCAGCACGGCACGTTCCGCGAAGACCTTTACTACCGTCTAAACATTTTCCAGATTTCGCTCCCCGAGCTTATCCAGCGCAAGACGGACATTTTGCTTTTAGCAGACCATTTCATCGAAAAGATGAATTACAAATACGGCAAGAAAATTTTGCGATTAAGCTCACCCGCCATTGACATGCTCATGAGCTACCACTGGCCCGGTAACGTGCGCGAACTTGAAAACTGCATTGAACACGCATGCCTTGCCACAACCGATGTCTGCATCAACGCCTACGACTTGCCGCCCACGCTGCAAACAGACGTCACATCAGGAACGTCCGTGCTCCCCGAAGGGAATAGTCCGCTATCTACGCTGATGGACAGCTACGAACGAGAAATTTTAAGCGAAGCGCTCCGCCGTCATGACGGCAACATGAGCGCCGCCGGGCGCGACCTTTCCGTGAGTCCGCGCATGATGCTATACAAAATAAGGCGGCTAGGAATAGCCGCCTCGAATTAGCCCCTCGATCAGGTCGAGGATGACAAAAAGTCATTCCCGCGTAAGCGGGAATCCATTATTTCTCGTTACTTATCTCACGATTGTGACACTGTAGACCGGGAGCATATCCTTCGGAGCTTCAATCTTATTCAGCTTGCCATCTTCGTATGCATAAAGCGCAGCCTTGGAGCCACGATCACCGATGTAGAGCACACCAGTAGCTTCATCATAAGCAAGACTTTCAACGTCATCCACGCCAGAAATCTTTTTCACAGACTTTTCAGCAAGATCAACTTCAGCAAGAGACACACTACCCCACTGTTCAATCACAGGAGCATAGGCAATGCCATCTGCAAGAACGATCGTATTCCAGACGCCGCCACCCAACTTCTTGCCATCAACAACCATCGAGGAACTCTTCTTAGCAAAGTCAACAACTTCAATACCACGAGTATCATCGGCATCCATATGATAGGTTTCAAGATTCCATTCACCAGCGGTTGCCACATAAAGCTTACCCTTGGTAAAGCCCATTGCCATCGGATTTTTCTTCGCAAGTCTAATTGTATCCAGCAAATCGCCATTATCAAGCTTATACATAGCAAGGAGAGCCGGAACCTTAAAATTATAATTTTCAGAACGGCCAAAGAGTGCGAACAAGGTATCGCCACTCACTTCAAGATCCACAAGATTCGGGGACAAAGCTTCGCCCTGGCAGAACTTATCCGTATTAATAGTCTTGGTAATTTCTCCATTCTTTACGGATACCTTTACAATTTTAGCGACATTTTCATACGAGACCCAAACTTCATCTTTATTGGCCTTTACAAGGTCGCTCGGGTTGGCTTCTTTATCCAATTTTTTTTGCCATTTTGCCTTATTTTCAGAAACATCAACAAGCGTAAGGTTGTCCTTACCCTTTCTTTCAAGGACGAAAAGATTACCATCAAGGCCAATTATCTTGGTATCTTGATAGAATTCAAGAGACGTTCCGGACAATTTGTCGTCATCCACTCCATAGAGTTCGCCAACGTCACCCGCATATGCATCAGACGCAAATGCATAAACAGAACCCGGCTTAAGCGGTTCATCATCAGCAGAAGTGGAGTTGTCCGAGCAAGCCGTCATGTAGAGGGCAAGGGACGATGCCGTTGCAAGCATGAGGAATTTTTTCATAGTGGTTCCTTTTTATGTTTTTCGCAGACGATGTGAATTACAGATTTTGCAAGTCCCATTCTGCGCGGGGTTTAGAACCCCTGTGTTAATGTTAATTTGTACTCTCGCCCCGGTGTCGGGAATGATATATAGGGATTTCTATAAGTTTCATCCGTCAAGTTCCTGAGCGCAAAAACAAGTCGAGTTTTCGTAAAAGGTGTATAGCCCAAAGCAAAGTGGTGTAAATCTACAGCAGGCTGTTTTATGCGATTTGCACGGTCATCAAAGATGTCGGTACGATATTCCGAAGTCCATGTCAAATCAAGATGGAACGGCAAATCAAATCGAGCCTCCGCATAATACGAACGCGCAGGTTCATTCGGGAGTTGTTTGCCATAGTAATACTTTTCATCGCTACGATCTTCAGCATCTTGGAATGTCGCACGTAAAACCACGGAAAGCCATTTTTTCGGCCTACTTTCGAGTTCCGCTTCAAGCCCACGAATATGCGCTTCTCCAACATTCTTCGGTTTTGAAATACCTGCACTCACCAACCAATAAATTCCATTATCCAAATCGGTTTCAAAATACGTTGCGCGAATTGCGGTATTGCTTTTGGGAATCATATAATAGCCACCGACTTCAAAACGCAACGCCGATTCATCCTTCAAATCAGGATTTGAGAGCATTCCTGGATAAACACCATAAAGCTCCATCAATTGTGGCGTACGAACAAATCGTCCAAAACTCAAGTTGCCACCGAACCGAGAATTCGGTGCATCATAGCGCACAAAGCCTCGTCCAGACCACGAAACATTACGGTCTTTCGCTGTTTTCAGCACAACTGATGTCGTAGGCTGAACAAATTTTCCACCATGAATATCATCCTTGACAATTAACGCCGAAGCTTCACCGCCTACAGAAAGGTTTCGAACAACATCATAAGAAACATCACCAGAGATATTCGTCGCAACACGCATCAAGTTCCATTTACTCGACGACGTCCCCCGCTTTTCATAATAGGACGCATCCAAGGATAAACGCAAATTCGCTTCTAGCCGTTCTCCCAAACAACTGGCAACGATTTCAGGGGCGAGGCTATAACCCGCAGCACCATATTCCTGCATTCCAGACATCGTATAGCCCAGATGATCCAATGGATAATACGAATGCGAAGTCGCCTTTTCATACTTTCCCGTCAGCGAAAGTTCCAACCAAAGCCAACCGAGCAACTGCGGAAGTTCTGCACGATACGTCGTCTGTACAAACTCGCCCTTGTAGCCCGCCACAGACGTTTGGTCGTCATCGCGTCCTGGGTTACCGCCTTCAGAACGGCTAAAGTTAAAATTCAAAGTCGAAAACACACCATTCGCATGCAAGACGCGAACTTTGGCAAGCCCAGAATATTCCGTAAATTCAGCGTTCCTGCGCGTATCCGTAAAATCGTCATCGGGATTGTACGGCGTTCCGTTCTGGCTATCAAATTCGTAATCGTTATCGCTATGCCGCGCCGACAAAGACGCACTCACCGAGGCGCTATCCGTCAAGCGGGAGAGCTACTGCGTCGAAGCCTCCCACGTGTTGTGGCTGCCGTAACTTAAAAGCACGCGTCCCGACTTTTTCTCTTCAGGCTTGAGGGCTACTTCGGCAGGTTTCGAACCTTTCGTGATAAAGTTGATGGCACCGCCAATACCGCGACCGCCAAACTTTGCCGGCACACGGTCCTTATAGACTTCAATCTTTTCAATCTGATTCAAGTCAATCGTTCCAAAATCAACCGCACCGCCCGACGCATCATTCAGCGGAATGCCATCCATGCAAACGACAATGTTCTTTGCCGAGACTCCGCGGATGCTCACGGTCTGGAAACTACCGACACCGCCTTGGCGCGTGTACTGCACGCCCGGCAAAGACGCCAAGACTTCAGCCGCCGAAAGCGAACGACCTTCCCACGCTTCGGGTAAAACTTCAGCATAGCTCGAAGACGCCTGCAAAGGCTTTTCAACACTCGTCGTCTCGTAAACGGAGGACTCGCCTAAATCTTGGATAAACTCCTCGGAAAAACTAGAAACGCTCGCAAGCAGTACGGCCGCGCACACGCGAACGCCCAAGAGACTGCCAGAACGACTGCACGCAGTCAAACACCCACGCAAACGCGTGGCTATGCAAAGCGATGTCTTTCGCACCGTTTAACAACCCGTGGCGCAAAGCGCCCGTTGTGCCTTACAGTTCTTCTGACTCGGGGATCACTCTACTTCCAGCCCCTTCACACCCGCCTTGCGGCAAGCATTGGTTTATGCTGGTTTCGTCCTCCCTTACAGCGGCGAGACCGTTCCCGGCTTTCACGGGATTCTCTTATATCGCATCGTTGGTGATACGATACAGCGTTTTACCGCATAAGGCATTACCTATGTAAAAATATAGTAAACATATGGGAATTTCAACCCCTCCCGCCTAATTTTGTCACTTCCGAGGTTTCCATTCCGCAAGGACCATGCCCGCAACAATGGCAACAGCCCCCGCAATCGCGACCGACGTGATGCGTTCCCCAAGAGCAATCACCGCTGTAATAATCGTCACCAGCGGAATTGCGTATATATAATTGCTAGCCAAAACCGTTCCGAGTTGTTTCAACACCTTATTCCAGATGAGGTACCCAAACATCGACGAAAACACCGTAAGGCAAAGGAAGTTGAGCGACACAACCGGCTCCGCAAAGTTCTGCCACGGGACTCCGAGGAACCGCCCCGCCCCCGCCTCGTTTGGAGCAATCGCGGTTTCTCCAAGCATAATGATTATTGACGAAAGCGCTCCATAGAAAAACATCTTACGCGTTATAAACAACGTAGAGTATTTATAATTGAGCGGCCGTACAATCAAGGAATAAATAGCCCACATACACGACGAGCCAAACGCAAGCAAGTCGCCCACCGGCGAAAGCTTTAGAATAAACTTTTCATTCAGCACCACAAGCACCATGCCGATAAACGTAATCACACACCCGAAAATCTGCCGTTTGACTAGACGCTCACTCTTATAGATGAGGCCGCCAAAAATCATAATCAATAGCGGATTCGTGCAGACAATCAACGAGACATTGCTCGACGGCGAAATCGAAAGCGCCGTATTTTCCGCCCAAAAGTAAAGCGTGCAACCCGTGAGCCCACACAAGCACAAAATCAGTTCGTGTTTCCAGTTTTCGCAACGGAATTGTTTATGAGTCATCGCTAGCAGCAACAAGTACGTCACCGTAAAACGCAACGTGAAAATCTGCACCGCCGAGAAGCCGTGATTCAAGAGCACCTTCGTGCTCACAAAACTCGTGCCCCAAAACGCAATCGTCCCAATCGCAAGGACATGCCAAAGCGCAAGACCGCGCGAAGCGTTTGCAGAAGATTCAAAATCTTTAATCGGAGCCGGTTTCATCAACCGCAAAGATAGTTTTTTTCTAAAGCCGTCAATCTATAACGGTTGGTTCCCCATATCGCACAGGTTCCACACGATTTACATCTTTATTCGATAAAAGACAATCAATCGTTTCTCTCGTAGCTGTGCTAAGAATGACTGATCGATCCAATGCGGCATCCTCGCCTTTGCAAGTTTTCACAATTTCTTTGCAAGCATCCATTGGGACAT
Coding sequences within it:
- a CDS encoding YgiQ family radical SAM protein; translation: MYDPRFLPICKEDLDELGWDYVDVIIISADAYVDHPCFGHAVVGRLLEHEGLRVAILPQPNWRDDLRDFKKLGTPRLFFAISSGMDSMVNHYTAAKRLRSDDAFTPGNKAGFRPDYATYTYAKILKKLYPDVPLLIGGLESSLRRVTHYDYWSNKLKPSILFDTQADILVYGMGEKPLKEIVRLLKKGVPFSSLNSVPQTAYLAPKGSVPKNSKWEDLRLYSYEECLESKRNQIENCRRVDIECNKWFQHRILQDVAEQTVVINPAYPPMEYGELDESFEYPYAREPHPRYKKRGNIPAFDMIKFSINTHRGCFGGCSFCAINAHQGKFIASRSRESILREVEIVTNMEGFAGTITDLGGPSANMYNMRGRDPSRCQKCARASCLTPKICDNMDTHHAEILSLYREVRNHPKVKHLFIGSGVRYDMLLQETDDEELRKDHEEYARELIDYHVSGRLKVAPEHTSDAVLKLMRKPSFTLFHKFKEFFDDECKRIGKKQQLIPYFISSHPGCTEADMAELALETKQLGFQLEQVQDFTPTPMTIATEMFYAEMTPDGKPLFVAKTPEEKANQKQFFFWYIPANRPHLREVLERLKMGKVSRLLLSRTAMAEGKEYFPSKEREENEDFRNREMQKRDERTNALRPKKEKVKNRWRDDGYEPRENRFGENRDRFEREGERRGFHSERRFDDRRDFDRRGNQQNAPFREHRNVEDKNRFNSGEINLASRRTHGKGFKKPTFKKP
- a CDS encoding sodium:solute symporter family protein, whose protein sequence is MKLLLIYFFVLGFICIRDLFKVKNFDDYVVAGRKQSSPFVFMSLMATVLGASATVGIAARAESIGFAAFWWLAVGAIGFWFQAAFLSKPVHDLDVRTLPEIAEKTVGKTGRKLVALIIAVSWIGIIAAQFAAVAGFIGLVLGHEAGTQSVLITAVIVIVYTLLGGQLSVVRTDALQFGILTLGFFAAAIYLFGGFSGAENAALQAAGNLAASSSTVNSAGLATFGSFNLLNEKFGTSDLAIMLFTIGGAYFLGPDVISRNLVAKDATSARKAVVAGSFAILAFSVIIVLLGMWAATYTPATAGSATNPLFRLASGVLPLPLAALLSVGLLSALLSSADTCLINSAAIFGSDILNTRRISVVRISVVVIGIIATYLALQGKDIIGLLTMAYSVYTPGIVAPLAVAIIAHKRFKVKKTLWYAGVIIGGLFGLIPAILASTAKIQSPAYLPLVGIAISLAFALASLRKK
- a CDS encoding glutamine synthetase III; protein product: MPAAPANVNFYGEDVFNADAMRTYLPKDICEKLLATIDEGVALDPSIAGDVAHAMKRWAMDRGATHFTHWFQPLTGSTAEKHDSFIEPSGGKAIMAFSGKNLIVGEPDASSFPSGGLRSTFEARGYTAWDPTSPAFIKRHGNGATLCIPTAFCSYTGEALDKKTPLLRSLQALSKSTRRLMTCFKAGPKKTTVTLGAEQEYFLIDKRFYLQRPDLYQAGRTIFGATPAKHQQMNDHYFGSIPSRILNFMNDVEKELWKLGIPAKTRHNEVAPAQFELAPLFEEVNLACDHNMLVMETLRNVADRYGLVCLLHEKPFAGVNGSGKHNNWSLSYGKGNLLNPGKDPHQNAVFLTAICAIMYAVDTHADLLRMTCAGAGNDHRLGAHEAPPAIISIYLGDQLTDVIEQLEQGVPKSSKQAGAMKLGSDTLPPLPRDATDRNRTSPFAFTGNKFEFRAPGSSQSCSEPNVVLNTIVAEAFDMISEQLEKLDDKNFHTGLQKILQKIVKEHKRILYNGNGYTEEWVKEAEKRGLPNIRTSMEALKALTKDENIALFEKYGVMNRAEMVSRYEVNVEDYHKRIHIEGEIARDMAKNIIMPAVVEAYSKALKTNEMALNQGFPGLDGYAKSLGEGMNRLLAAIDVMEKALGGLHEGIVDAIATLRKEVDGLEKIVPNELWPLPKYREMLFIY
- a CDS encoding sigma-54 interaction domain-containing protein, with the translated sequence MDIEALENTTFAAIVEKIQKVRKRGELLESIHGILKKNFETVEAEHQIECQKIRNVIEGIPGELIGNTREMREVSKLVRQIAPTAATVLIRGKAGTGKEYVARSIHELSERKDSPFVALNCDALTEGANSFESELFGFERGAFTGATNRHIGKAEQANGGTLFLDEVADLPLPAQIKLLQFIQEQSFKRLGSNIEQRCNVRLIASTGKNLEAMMQHGTFREDLYYRLNIFQISLPELIQRKTDILLLADHFIEKMNYKYGKKILRLSSPAIDMLMSYHWPGNVRELENCIEHACLATTDVCINAYDLPPTLQTDVTSGTSVLPEGNSPLSTLMDSYEREILSEALRRHDGNMSAAGRDLSVSPRMMLYKIRRLGIAASN
- a CDS encoding YncE family protein, with amino-acid sequence MKKFLMLATASSLALYMTACSDNSTSADDEPLKPGSVYAFASDAYAGDVGELYGVDDDKLSGTSLEFYQDTKIIGLDGNLFVLERKGKDNLTLVDVSENKAKWQKKLDKEANPSDLVKANKDEVWVSYENVAKIVKVSVKNGEITKTINTDKFCQGEALSPNLVDLEVSGDTLFALFGRSENYNFKVPALLAMYKLDNGDLLDTIRLAKKNPMAMGFTKGKLYVATAGEWNLETYHMDADDTRGIEVVDFAKKSSSMVVDGKKLGGGVWNTIVLADGIAYAPVIEQWGSVSLAEVDLAEKSVKKISGVDDVESLAYDEATGVLYIGDRGSKAALYAYEDGKLNKIEAPKDMLPVYSVTIVR
- a CDS encoding TonB-dependent receptor — encoded protein: MSASLSARHSDNDYEFDSQNGTPYNPDDDFTDTRRNAEFTEYSGLAKVRVLHANGVFSTLNFNFSRSEGGNPGRDDDQTSVAGYKGEFVQTTYRAELPQLLGWLWLELSLTGKYEKATSHSYYPLDHLGYTMSGMQEYGAAGYSLAPEIVASCLGERLEANLRLSLDASYYEKRGTSSSKWNLMRVATNISGDVSYDVVRNLSVGGEASALIVKDDIHGGKFVQPTTSVVLKTAKDRNVSWSGRGFVRYDAPNSRFGGNLSFGRFVRTPQLMELYGVYPGMLSNPDLKDESALRFEVGGYYMIPKSNTAIRATYFETDLDNGIYWLVSAGISKPKNVGEAHIRGLEAELESRPKKWLSVVLRATFQDAEDRSDEKYYYGKQLPNEPARSYYAEARFDLPFHLDLTWTSEYRTDIFDDRANRIKQPAVDLHHFALGYTPFTKTRLVFALRNLTDETYRNPYISFPTPGREYKLTLTQGF
- a CDS encoding TonB-dependent receptor, with product MTACSRSGSLLGVRVCAAVLLASVSSFSEEFIQDLGESSVYETTSVEKPLQASSSYAEVLPEAWEGRSLSAAEVLASLPGVQYTRQGGVGSFQTVSIRGVSAKNIVVCMDGIPLNDASGGAVDFGTIDLNQIEKIEVYKDRVPAKFGGRGIGGAINFITKGSKPAEVALKPEEKKSGRVLLSYGSHNTWEASTQ
- a CDS encoding DMT family transporter, translated to MKPAPIKDFESSANASRGLALWHVLAIGTIAFWGTSFVSTKVLLNHGFSAVQIFTLRFTVTYLLLLAMTHKQFRCENWKHELILCLCGLTGCTLYFWAENTALSISPSSNVSLIVCTNPLLIMIFGGLIYKSERLVKRQIFGCVITFIGMVLVVLNEKFILKLSPVGDLLAFGSSCMWAIYSLIVRPLNYKYSTLFITRKMFFYGALSSIIIMLGETAIAPNEAGAGRFLGVPWQNFAEPVVSLNFLCLTVFSSMFGYLIWNKVLKQLGTVLASNYIYAIPLVTIITAVIALGERITSVAIAGAVAIVAGMVLAEWKPRK